From the Alkalibacter rhizosphaerae genome, one window contains:
- a CDS encoding DHA2 family efflux MFS transporter permease subunit, which yields MKHQNEIPQHKLPMVIALILGAIIAILNTSLLLTAIPHIMKELSISESTAQWLTTGFMLVNGVMIPIMAFLIEKFTTRHLFFAAMSFVAIGSVIAIVAHSFPLLMLARVIQAMGAGILMPLMQTVLMIIYPKHKRGQVMGAVGMVISFAPAVGPTISGIIVDFFSWKAIFWVILIVAIVDLAFAFFTIRDVTQQANPKVDILSMILSTLGFGGILYGASMAGSLGWTNSVVLGTLIVGLLSLVFFSKRQFSMEHAMLDLRVFKNTKFTLSVVITTIMFGTLIASEVLLPMFMQNTLGMTALQSGLMIFPGAAIMGVISLISGRLFDMIGARLMSLIGLVVVAISSLFFARLTMETSFMYLTIVFAFRMAGLALITTPLSTLGLNQLEYALIPHGTAAMNTVRQVGASISTAVFVSILMGASISNGSIFGINVTFGVMAAVSVISLIMGLFIRDDKRELETREV from the coding sequence ATGAAACATCAAAATGAAATACCCCAGCACAAGCTACCCATGGTGATCGCATTGATCCTGGGGGCCATCATCGCCATATTGAACACATCTTTGTTGCTGACCGCCATACCTCATATCATGAAGGAGTTGAGCATCAGCGAAAGCACCGCCCAGTGGCTGACCACCGGTTTCATGCTGGTCAACGGGGTCATGATCCCCATCATGGCGTTCTTGATCGAAAAATTCACGACCAGACATCTGTTTTTTGCGGCCATGAGCTTTGTCGCCATTGGTTCTGTTATTGCCATAGTGGCTCATAGTTTTCCCTTGCTCATGTTGGCCCGAGTGATCCAAGCCATGGGAGCCGGTATTTTGATGCCCCTCATGCAGACTGTCCTGATGATCATCTATCCCAAGCATAAACGGGGACAGGTCATGGGAGCTGTAGGAATGGTCATTTCCTTTGCACCGGCCGTAGGTCCCACCATTTCAGGGATCATTGTTGATTTCTTTTCCTGGAAAGCCATCTTTTGGGTGATCCTTATTGTGGCTATTGTGGATTTGGCCTTTGCTTTCTTTACCATTCGGGATGTTACCCAGCAAGCCAATCCGAAAGTGGATATTTTGTCCATGATCCTGTCCACCCTGGGCTTCGGCGGCATTTTGTACGGCGCCAGCATGGCTGGTTCTCTGGGATGGACAAACAGCGTGGTCCTGGGGACCCTGATCGTCGGTTTGTTGAGTTTGGTCTTTTTTTCCAAACGGCAGTTTTCCATGGAACACGCCATGTTGGATCTGCGAGTCTTTAAAAACACCAAATTCACCTTATCAGTGGTCATCACCACCATCATGTTTGGAACTTTGATTGCTTCAGAGGTGTTGTTGCCCATGTTCATGCAAAACACTCTGGGCATGACCGCACTCCAATCCGGTCTTATGATCTTTCCGGGTGCGGCCATCATGGGGGTCATCAGTTTGATCTCCGGAAGGCTTTTCGACATGATCGGGGCCCGATTGATGAGTCTCATCGGCCTTGTCGTTGTAGCCATATCCAGTTTGTTCTTTGCCCGATTGACCATGGAAACGTCCTTTATGTACCTGACCATCGTGTTTGCATTCCGGATGGCAGGCTTGGCGCTGATCACCACCCCCTTGTCCACCTTGGGCTTGAACCAGTTGGAGTACGCGCTGATTCCTCACGGAACGGCAGCTATGAACACGGTCCGGCAAGTTGGCGCATCCATCTCTACGGCCGTATTTGTCAGTATTTTGATGGGAGCCAGCATTTCCAATGGAAGCATTTTCGGTATCAATGTCACATTTGGCGTCATGGCGGCAGTCAGCGTCATCTCCCTGATCATGGGGTTGTTTATTCGGGACGACAAACGGGAGTTGGAGACCAGAGAAGTCTGA
- a CDS encoding ABC transporter ATP-binding protein — MNEPLIRIENLSLEYQTQAGPVLALADINLELKEGEFVCLLGPSGCGKSTLLKIIAGYLAPTTGQCLMQGEPIKGPDWHRGVVFQSPTLYPWMNLRKNVEFGPRMRGVSEEKIREVSDHFLGQVKLTGFEDKWIFELSGGMKQRAELARALANEPAVILMDEPFGALDAMTRVDMQGLIREIWQKNKSTIFLITHDIDEALSLGTRVLVMSDRPGRILKEFQVDFTYKVFRQDARHRKYDESYFDVKDEIIDLIHYQDE, encoded by the coding sequence ATGAACGAACCGCTTATTCGCATCGAAAATCTATCCTTGGAATACCAGACCCAGGCCGGCCCCGTACTGGCTTTGGCCGACATCAATCTGGAACTGAAAGAGGGAGAATTCGTTTGCCTTCTTGGACCCTCCGGATGTGGAAAAAGTACCCTGCTTAAAATCATTGCCGGGTATTTGGCGCCGACGACGGGGCAATGCCTGATGCAGGGAGAACCCATCAAGGGTCCCGATTGGCATCGGGGCGTGGTTTTTCAGTCGCCTACACTCTATCCTTGGATGAATCTGCGAAAAAATGTGGAGTTCGGACCTCGAATGCGAGGAGTATCGGAAGAAAAGATCCGGGAAGTCAGCGATCATTTTCTGGGGCAGGTCAAGCTGACAGGTTTTGAAGACAAATGGATCTTTGAGCTATCCGGAGGAATGAAGCAGCGGGCGGAACTTGCCAGAGCACTGGCAAATGAACCGGCGGTGATTTTGATGGATGAACCTTTCGGGGCCCTGGATGCCATGACACGGGTGGACATGCAGGGATTGATCCGGGAGATCTGGCAGAAAAACAAGAGCACCATTTTTCTCATCACCCATGATATCGATGAAGCCTTGTCCCTGGGCACCCGAGTCCTGGTCATGAGCGACCGGCCGGGGCGGATCCTCAAGGAGTTTCAAGTGGACTTCACCTACAAGGTGTTCCGACAGGATGCGAGACATCGAAAATACGACGAATCGTATTTTGACGTAAAGGATGAGATCATCGACTTGATCCACTATCAGGACGAATAA
- a CDS encoding taurine ABC transporter substrate-binding protein — MKKQWKRGFVLLLVLLLAFSMVGCSGDGDDEALPEVINIGVLRVPNDQTLAIAEGLLDDHFGEMGIECKYIIFDSGVEANQALASGSIDFASMGNTNAIVSLARDLDVEMIWIHEILGDIEALAVKNDSGIEKVEDLAGERIATPFASTAHYILLNTLKLAGIENDVELLDMQTAEIVAAWERGDIKAAYTWQPSLGVLLQTGFPLVTSQDMAEKGFITANVVVGRKGFTEKYPELTAGMLMNLAKAGDIYRADAQEGARIVAEELEITPEDALMQMQGSIWKTPQELLGEDYFGTTGNPGHFAVIMKDTADFLEEQESIDQAPDQEAFNTYVNPKYIEMAVEMMD, encoded by the coding sequence ATGAAAAAACAATGGAAACGGGGATTTGTGTTGTTGCTGGTGCTTTTGCTTGCATTTTCCATGGTAGGTTGTTCTGGAGACGGAGACGATGAAGCACTGCCGGAAGTGATCAACATCGGTGTCTTGCGGGTTCCCAACGATCAGACATTGGCCATAGCAGAAGGGTTGCTGGACGATCACTTCGGAGAGATGGGAATCGAATGCAAGTACATCATCTTTGATTCCGGCGTGGAGGCCAACCAGGCCCTTGCTTCTGGAAGTATTGATTTTGCCAGCATGGGAAATACCAATGCCATCGTTTCCCTGGCCAGAGACTTGGATGTAGAAATGATCTGGATCCATGAGATCCTGGGAGATATCGAAGCCTTGGCTGTTAAGAACGATTCCGGCATTGAAAAGGTGGAAGATCTGGCAGGAGAGCGAATTGCGACTCCCTTTGCATCCACAGCCCATTATATTTTGCTCAACACCTTGAAATTGGCAGGCATTGAAAACGATGTGGAGCTTTTGGACATGCAAACGGCAGAGATCGTTGCAGCCTGGGAGCGGGGAGACATCAAGGCCGCCTACACCTGGCAGCCATCTCTTGGAGTACTGCTGCAAACCGGGTTTCCCCTGGTGACCAGTCAGGACATGGCGGAGAAAGGTTTCATTACGGCCAACGTCGTCGTCGGTCGAAAAGGCTTTACGGAAAAGTATCCGGAATTGACGGCAGGAATGCTGATGAATCTGGCCAAAGCCGGTGACATTTACCGGGCAGATGCTCAGGAAGGTGCCCGCATCGTGGCGGAGGAACTGGAGATCACACCAGAAGATGCCCTGATGCAAATGCAGGGATCCATTTGGAAGACACCCCAGGAACTGCTGGGAGAAGACTATTTCGGAACCACCGGGAACCCGGGACACTTTGCCGTCATCATGAAGGATACGGCAGATTTCCTGGAGGAACAGGAATCCATAGATCAGGCGCCGGATCAGGAAGCATTCAATACTTACGTCAATCCCAAGTATATCGAGATGGCCGTAGAGATGATGGACTAA
- a CDS encoding ABC transporter permease: MKNRTRTEKIITVVTWTVILLSWYLVTRFKLVSSTLFPSPMKVWDTFQSILQNGYNKISIWSHLGASFQRLFSAMGLAILTGVPLGLLSGYFSKVRAVIDSVVEFYRPLPPLAYYTLLVLWLGIDNESKIMLLFLAGFAPIYIACVSAVNNIKQDYLLSARSLGASQKQIFFKIVMPACLPEILIGVRTAMGFAYTTLVASEMVAATSGIGWMVLDASNFLKSDVIFVGILFMGATGILIDSGLKYIERKLVFWRGYI, translated from the coding sequence ATGAAAAACAGAACGCGAACGGAGAAAATAATCACGGTTGTCACCTGGACGGTCATATTATTGAGCTGGTATCTGGTGACCCGCTTCAAACTGGTTTCTTCCACCTTGTTTCCTTCTCCCATGAAAGTTTGGGATACCTTCCAATCCATCCTGCAGAATGGATACAATAAAATCAGCATCTGGTCCCATTTGGGGGCCAGCTTTCAGCGGCTGTTTTCCGCCATGGGTCTGGCCATCCTTACCGGCGTGCCTTTGGGCTTGCTCAGCGGATATTTCAGCAAGGTTAGAGCAGTCATCGATTCCGTCGTGGAATTTTATCGACCCTTGCCGCCACTTGCCTATTATACTTTGCTGGTCTTATGGTTGGGGATCGACAATGAATCAAAGATCATGCTGCTGTTCCTCGCAGGGTTTGCACCGATCTATATTGCATGTGTTTCTGCTGTCAACAACATCAAACAGGATTATTTGCTCAGTGCAAGGTCCCTTGGAGCCAGTCAAAAACAGATTTTTTTCAAGATCGTCATGCCGGCCTGTCTTCCGGAGATCCTCATCGGAGTTCGTACCGCCATGGGATTTGCCTACACCACCCTGGTTGCTTCGGAAATGGTGGCCGCAACCTCCGGCATCGGATGGATGGTGCTGGATGCTTCCAACTTTTTGAAAAGCGATGTGATTTTTGTGGGCATCCTCTTTATGGGAGCAACGGGGATCCTCATCGATTCGGGTTTGAAGTATATTGAGAGAAAATTGGTCTTCTGGAGAGGCTATATATAA
- a CDS encoding FAD-dependent oxidoreductase, whose product MGKRVLIVGGVAGGASVAARVRRIDESAEVIMFERGPNVSFSNCCLPYHLSGAVPNSEDLVLMDPVVFKNQYNIEARVLTEVVKINREEKTIDVKELDTGKVYTEKYDKLFLSPGANPILPKSIEGIDGPNVFVVRNVVDIDKLNKFVKSKVKALSNMDVDMAEVNDVAVIGGGFIGVEVAENLKEAGFNVTLVEAMDQIMAPFDYDMAQIFHKEMMDHGVNLILNDGLKKIGPESIELNSGKTVKAQAVVMAIGVRPEVTLAVDAGLELGETGGILVDHNYLTNDKDIYAVGDAIETFHKITHQKTRLPLAGPAQRQARAAADHMYGKPHRNTGVVGSSCVKIFNMNGASTGLTAKAAEKAGFKYDFVYVIPGDKVGLMPGANPMHFKLVYEVPTGKILGAQAIGKGNVDKRIDVIATMVMLGGTLEDLKEMELCYAPPFGTAKDVTNHAALVALNLLNGDFEQVKVDEVRGLVESNAFIVDVREKREFEAGHLVNAVNIPLSEIRGRMDEIPRDVPVYLHCRSSQRSYNALMALNNSGYTNAKNISGSYLGICYFEYFNDQTTDREKIVTKYNFN is encoded by the coding sequence ATGGGAAAAAGAGTATTGATTGTTGGCGGAGTCGCCGGCGGCGCATCTGTTGCAGCAAGAGTACGAAGAATCGATGAATCGGCAGAAGTGATCATGTTTGAGCGTGGTCCCAATGTCAGCTTTTCCAACTGCTGTTTGCCGTACCACTTGAGTGGTGCAGTGCCAAACAGCGAAGATCTGGTATTGATGGATCCGGTAGTGTTTAAAAACCAATACAACATCGAAGCAAGAGTGTTGACGGAAGTCGTCAAAATCAATCGGGAAGAAAAAACGATTGATGTAAAAGAATTGGATACAGGCAAAGTATACACGGAGAAATACGACAAGCTGTTCTTGTCTCCGGGAGCAAACCCCATCTTGCCGAAAAGCATCGAAGGCATCGACGGACCCAATGTTTTCGTCGTACGTAACGTCGTTGACATCGACAAATTGAACAAATTTGTCAAGAGCAAAGTCAAAGCCTTGAGCAATATGGATGTAGACATGGCGGAAGTCAATGACGTTGCTGTTATCGGCGGGGGCTTCATCGGCGTGGAAGTTGCGGAAAACTTGAAGGAAGCCGGATTCAACGTGACCTTGGTGGAAGCCATGGATCAAATCATGGCACCTTTTGACTATGACATGGCTCAAATCTTCCACAAGGAAATGATGGATCACGGGGTCAACTTGATCCTCAACGACGGATTGAAAAAAATTGGACCGGAATCCATTGAACTGAACAGCGGAAAAACCGTCAAAGCCCAAGCGGTTGTTATGGCCATCGGCGTTCGTCCGGAAGTCACTCTGGCAGTAGATGCCGGATTGGAATTGGGAGAAACAGGCGGGATCCTGGTGGATCACAACTACCTCACCAACGACAAGGATATTTACGCAGTGGGAGACGCCATTGAAACTTTCCACAAGATTACTCACCAAAAAACCAGATTGCCTTTGGCCGGACCGGCACAACGACAGGCAAGAGCAGCTGCAGACCACATGTATGGAAAGCCTCATAGAAACACAGGCGTCGTCGGTTCTTCCTGCGTCAAGATCTTCAACATGAATGGCGCATCCACTGGATTGACGGCAAAAGCAGCGGAAAAAGCCGGATTCAAATATGACTTTGTGTATGTCATTCCTGGCGACAAAGTCGGTTTGATGCCTGGAGCAAACCCCATGCACTTCAAACTGGTTTACGAAGTACCTACTGGAAAGATCCTGGGAGCCCAAGCCATCGGCAAGGGTAATGTTGACAAGCGCATCGATGTCATCGCCACCATGGTCATGCTGGGTGGAACCCTGGAAGATCTGAAAGAAATGGAACTATGCTACGCTCCTCCATTCGGTACGGCGAAAGACGTGACCAATCATGCGGCCCTGGTAGCCTTGAATCTGCTGAACGGAGACTTCGAGCAGGTGAAAGTGGACGAAGTTCGCGGCCTGGTGGAGAGCAATGCTTTCATCGTCGACGTGCGAGAGAAGAGAGAATTTGAAGCTGGCCACTTGGTCAATGCCGTCAACATCCCTCTCAGCGAGATCCGTGGTAGAATGGACGAGATCCCAAGAGACGTTCCTGTCTACCTCCATTGCCGAAGCAGCCAAAGAAGCTACAATGCATTGATGGCCCTCAACAACAGCGGCTACACCAATGCAAAGAACATTTCCGGTTCGTACCTGGGAATTTGCTACTTTGAATATTTCAATGATCAGACGACAGACAGGGAAAAAATCGTTACCAAGTACAACTTCAACTAA
- a CDS encoding rhodanese-like domain-containing protein, with the protein MKKRRLLVLLLALMMIVTFAACGSNGDAGDNGDNGDAGDNGDNGDNGAVETNVVEDAAMAYFAEMPDDVYKIAQDAFVEKVKAGEDMVVLDIRQPDVYGEGHIKGAVNVPWGADIAANLSKIPSGKTVYVYCYTGQTAGQAVATLNVAGFDAKSVNLGWNLGISKVEGVADVTVTEAATLDGNTTIDPDIQAAMDEYYNGLADVAGTTYANYKISEDDAKAALDAKDESVVFLSIRKAEDFAKGHIETATNIPFGKGMQESFNTLPMDKTIVVYCYTGQTAGQATAILRLLGYDAVSLNGGMGMEANAPSGWANKGFPVVTE; encoded by the coding sequence ATGAAAAAAAGAAGACTACTGGTATTGTTGCTTGCATTGATGATGATCGTGACGTTCGCAGCTTGCGGATCCAACGGAGATGCTGGAGACAATGGAGACAACGGAGATGCTGGAGACAATGGCGACAATGGTGACAACGGCGCAGTAGAAACCAATGTGGTAGAAGACGCAGCAATGGCATATTTTGCAGAAATGCCGGACGATGTTTACAAGATCGCCCAAGATGCTTTTGTTGAAAAAGTAAAAGCTGGCGAAGACATGGTCGTTTTGGACATCCGACAACCGGATGTATACGGAGAAGGACACATCAAGGGTGCCGTCAACGTTCCTTGGGGAGCTGATATTGCAGCCAACCTGTCCAAGATCCCTTCGGGCAAAACCGTTTATGTATACTGCTATACCGGACAAACTGCCGGACAAGCTGTTGCAACCTTGAACGTAGCCGGATTTGACGCAAAATCCGTCAACTTGGGTTGGAACCTTGGAATCAGCAAAGTAGAAGGCGTAGCGGATGTTACCGTTACAGAAGCAGCCACTTTGGATGGAAACACCACCATCGATCCGGACATCCAGGCAGCAATGGATGAGTATTACAATGGTTTGGCAGATGTAGCCGGAACCACCTATGCAAACTACAAAATTTCTGAAGACGATGCGAAAGCAGCATTGGATGCAAAAGACGAGTCTGTTGTATTCCTGTCCATCCGAAAAGCAGAAGACTTTGCGAAAGGACACATTGAAACAGCAACAAACATTCCTTTTGGAAAAGGAATGCAAGAAAGCTTCAATACTCTTCCTATGGACAAAACAATCGTTGTATACTGCTACACCGGACAAACTGCCGGACAAGCAACTGCAATCTTGAGACTGTTGGGATATGACGCTGTATCCTTGAACGGCGGTATGGGAATGGAAGCAAATGCACCTTCTGGCTGGGCCAACAAAGGATTCCCGGTAGTAACCGAATAA
- a CDS encoding ArnT family glycosyltransferase: MNNFKHHLKTHPWIYIYLSLYFLASAFLLTRFPTMHSDEPWLGALSRSMLMQGDYGVTEPFFDVYSRNPHAIRLLFHGLQSMVIHFFGFGLYPLRMISLVFGLGTLGMAYAIGFNILQNQKKALLITLILSLDIWFIYASHFARQEIILVFLLLTAVALLLKDPPHHTWRRDVLVGVILGLAIGVHPNCFLLSLVLGSMYLYFIYKKELQWKNLWILMGVVAVFALIFVALSFSFDPNYIQNYLQSGRKFGVHRSLLEKFGALGTFFADLWQGKGLTYYIPDIRITLTLFILTILLSLGTILKKRPGSKQKYTILFSLATAAILLGLVLIGRFNPTSVVFLFPFLYLLAGLIVLDRFGSKGVLLLLIPILVNLWINAPDPSSTYAQYETQVAAYVDPDDKSLANLNLGFYFEEGSLLDYRNLRYYREAGLTLEEYITTREIEYILYSDELDAINDKKPAYNTVYGNPDFYYDELKIFLQDHCQLVGSFENPTYGTHIANWMDQRPWQISVFKVTTTP; this comes from the coding sequence ATGAACAACTTTAAACATCATCTAAAGACCCATCCATGGATCTACATATATCTGAGTCTCTATTTTCTGGCCAGCGCCTTCTTGCTGACCCGCTTTCCGACCATGCATTCCGATGAACCCTGGTTGGGGGCCCTGTCCCGATCCATGCTCATGCAAGGAGACTACGGCGTCACGGAACCTTTCTTCGATGTGTACAGCCGGAATCCCCATGCCATCCGCCTGCTTTTTCACGGCCTTCAATCCATGGTGATCCATTTTTTTGGTTTCGGACTCTATCCGCTTCGAATGATCTCCCTGGTTTTTGGCCTGGGTACCCTGGGAATGGCATACGCCATTGGTTTCAACATCCTTCAAAACCAAAAGAAAGCGCTTCTGATCACCCTAATCCTCTCGTTGGACATCTGGTTCATCTATGCCTCCCATTTTGCCAGACAGGAGATCATCCTGGTTTTCTTGCTGCTGACCGCTGTGGCCCTTCTGCTGAAAGACCCACCCCATCATACCTGGAGGCGGGATGTGCTCGTGGGTGTCATCCTGGGACTGGCCATCGGCGTTCATCCCAACTGCTTCCTTCTGTCCCTGGTCCTGGGAAGCATGTACCTGTATTTTATTTATAAAAAAGAACTCCAATGGAAGAACCTGTGGATCCTCATGGGCGTCGTTGCCGTATTTGCCTTGATTTTTGTGGCGCTCAGCTTTTCCTTCGATCCCAACTACATCCAAAATTACCTCCAAAGCGGTAGAAAATTTGGCGTCCATCGGTCCCTGTTGGAGAAATTCGGTGCTCTGGGTACTTTCTTTGCAGATCTTTGGCAGGGCAAGGGATTGACCTATTATATCCCCGACATTCGGATCACCCTGACCCTCTTTATATTGACCATCCTCCTATCGTTGGGAACTATTTTAAAAAAAAGGCCCGGATCGAAACAAAAATACACCATTCTATTCTCTTTGGCTACGGCGGCGATCCTTTTGGGTCTGGTACTGATCGGACGGTTCAACCCCACCAGCGTGGTATTTCTGTTTCCCTTTCTCTATCTGCTTGCAGGGCTTATAGTTTTGGACCGTTTTGGATCCAAAGGAGTGCTTCTCTTGTTGATCCCCATCCTCGTCAACCTGTGGATCAATGCCCCGGATCCTTCCAGCACCTATGCCCAATACGAAACCCAGGTAGCAGCATATGTGGATCCGGATGATAAAAGCCTGGCCAACTTGAACCTTGGTTTCTATTTCGAAGAAGGATCCCTCCTGGACTACCGAAACCTCCGATATTACCGGGAAGCCGGACTGACCCTGGAAGAGTATATCACTACCCGGGAGATTGAATACATCCTCTACTCCGATGAACTGGATGCCATCAACGACAAAAAACCCGCATACAACACCGTATACGGGAATCCTGATTTTTATTATGATGAACTGAAGATTTTCTTGCAGGACCACTGCCAGCTGGTGGGAAGCTTCGAAAATCCCACTTACGGCACCCACATCGCCAACTGGATGGACCAGCGGCCCTGGCAAATCTCCGTATTCAAAGTGACAACCACTCCGTGA
- a CDS encoding ABC transporter ATP-binding protein, producing MSPLLKIEGLTKSYDGMVVVDHVDLEVDAGEFVCIVGPSGCGKTTLLNLVGGFIPRDGGLLEFDGRSVEKPFKEAVMVFQEFDQLFPWRTLEQNVSFPLEGSVKDPLQRNKLAGHYIAMMKLEGYENHYPGALSGGMKQRGAIARALVTSPRMLLMDEPFGSLDAQTKQSLQQSFLQVWEQTGTTVLFVTHDVREALILSDRILVMNRGKITKIYQNEKKGPTEEAVAQITEWLSL from the coding sequence ATGAGCCCTTTGTTGAAAATCGAAGGTTTGACCAAATCCTACGACGGGATGGTCGTGGTGGATCATGTGGATCTGGAGGTGGATGCGGGGGAATTCGTCTGCATCGTGGGACCTTCCGGATGCGGAAAAACCACCCTTTTGAACCTGGTGGGGGGATTCATCCCTCGGGATGGAGGCCTGCTGGAATTCGACGGGAGATCCGTAGAGAAGCCCTTCAAAGAGGCGGTCATGGTTTTTCAGGAATTCGATCAACTCTTTCCATGGCGAACTTTGGAACAAAACGTGTCCTTTCCCCTGGAAGGATCGGTGAAGGATCCTCTGCAAAGAAACAAACTGGCGGGGCATTACATCGCCATGATGAAGCTGGAGGGGTATGAAAACCACTATCCGGGAGCCTTGTCCGGTGGAATGAAACAGCGGGGCGCCATCGCCAGGGCCTTGGTGACCTCCCCCCGGATGCTGCTCATGGACGAGCCTTTCGGCAGTCTGGATGCACAGACCAAGCAGTCCCTTCAACAGTCTTTTTTGCAGGTGTGGGAGCAGACCGGGACCACCGTTCTCTTTGTCACCCATGATGTAAGGGAGGCCCTGATCCTTTCCGATCGGATCCTGGTGATGAACCGGGGAAAGATCACAAAGATCTATCAGAACGAAAAAAAAGGGCCGACGGAAGAAGCCGTCGCCCAAATCACGGAGTGGTTGTCACTTTGA
- a CDS encoding ABC transporter permease — translation MKNKKPLVKKWMWGLLLLVAWEIFARFGGASPLAFPSLVDIGKALAESIISGDIVQQTAFSLGMILWGLFLALVLALALSTLSIINGSMDALSDTLVSIFHPLPGIALLPLVILWFGTGSKAVIIIIVHSVVWPLLLNLKSGFKSVPLIYQKIGKNYEYSLGKRMRRIYIPASLPFGLSGLKIGWARAWRAAISAEMIFGATGGKGGIGWYIFNKRVFMDTPGLFAGLVVIILIGMLVEDVFFSQVENRTVKKWGMSQ, via the coding sequence ATGAAGAATAAGAAGCCCTTGGTGAAAAAATGGATGTGGGGTCTGCTGCTGCTGGTGGCTTGGGAGATTTTTGCCCGATTTGGCGGTGCTTCCCCCCTGGCCTTTCCCAGCCTGGTGGATATCGGAAAAGCTCTGGCTGAATCCATCATCTCCGGAGATATTGTACAGCAGACAGCATTTTCTCTGGGAATGATCCTGTGGGGTTTGTTTCTTGCCCTGGTGCTGGCATTGGCCCTTTCCACCCTGTCCATCATCAACGGATCCATGGATGCCCTGTCGGACACCCTGGTTTCCATTTTTCACCCCTTGCCGGGCATTGCCTTGCTGCCTTTGGTCATTTTGTGGTTCGGTACGGGAAGCAAAGCGGTCATCATCATCATCGTTCATTCTGTGGTATGGCCCTTGCTGTTGAACTTGAAGTCCGGATTCAAATCCGTGCCGTTGATCTACCAGAAGATCGGGAAGAATTATGAGTATTCTCTGGGCAAGCGGATGAGGAGGATCTATATCCCGGCATCCCTGCCTTTTGGATTGTCGGGTCTGAAGATCGGATGGGCCAGAGCCTGGCGGGCCGCCATCAGTGCGGAGATGATCTTCGGCGCCACGGGAGGAAAAGGGGGCATCGGCTGGTACATCTTCAACAAGCGGGTCTTTATGGACACCCCGGGCCTTTTTGCCGGATTGGTGGTCATCATTCTTATCGGCATGCTGGTGGAAGACGTCTTTTTCTCCCAGGTGGAAAATAGAACGGTGAAGAAATGGGGGATGTCCCAATGA
- a CDS encoding ABC transporter substrate-binding protein — MNKRNRILLVLLIFMFLMQGCSSETDGEKTIRIAEQYGIAYAPVQVMKEMKYIEEELEGATVVWEQLANTAAIREAMIAGELDVGFMAIPPFLIGWDKGMDWKIATGLSYVPVGLVAKEEIPSLEGIGSEHRIALPQPGSVQHILLSMASKREFGDPKRFDDRLVTLSHPDGVQALFSGSEVSAHFTSTPYLEQELDQEGFHLILDGKEAFGQEFSFIIGATTADFHEEDPEAYQAFVKGIQKSVDYINEKPREAAALLTKYYDMDEDTIYGYLTDPEAEFSTTAKGMKRFGDFMLESEYIEKMYGSVEEILWEGTLYEE; from the coding sequence ATGAATAAAAGAAACAGGATCTTATTGGTATTATTGATTTTCATGTTCTTGATGCAAGGCTGCAGTTCTGAAACCGATGGAGAAAAAACCATTCGGATCGCGGAACAATACGGCATCGCTTATGCACCGGTGCAGGTCATGAAGGAAATGAAGTACATCGAAGAAGAGCTGGAGGGCGCCACGGTGGTTTGGGAACAGCTGGCCAATACGGCGGCCATCCGAGAAGCCATGATCGCCGGGGAACTGGATGTGGGATTCATGGCCATCCCTCCATTTTTGATCGGATGGGACAAGGGGATGGACTGGAAGATCGCAACGGGTTTGTCTTATGTCCCTGTTGGCCTGGTGGCCAAAGAGGAGATCCCTTCCCTGGAAGGGATCGGGTCGGAACATCGGATCGCCCTGCCACAACCGGGTAGTGTCCAGCATATTTTGTTGTCCATGGCCAGCAAGCGGGAATTTGGCGATCCCAAGCGTTTTGACGATCGTTTGGTGACCCTCTCTCATCCCGATGGGGTACAAGCCCTCTTTTCCGGCAGTGAAGTCAGTGCCCATTTCACCTCCACTCCCTATTTGGAACAGGAACTGGATCAGGAAGGATTTCATTTGATCCTGGACGGGAAAGAAGCCTTCGGCCAGGAGTTCAGCTTCATCATCGGGGCCACCACTGCTGATTTTCACGAAGAGGACCCGGAGGCCTATCAGGCCTTTGTCAAGGGGATCCAGAAGTCTGTGGACTACATCAATGAAAAACCCAGAGAAGCGGCGGCCTTGTTGACCAAGTACTACGACATGGACGAAGATACCATTTATGGATATCTAACGGATCCGGAAGCGGAGTTTTCTACTACGGCAAAAGGGATGAAGCGCTTTGGGGATTTCATGCTGGAATCGGAATACATCGAAAAAATGTACGGATCCGTAGAGGAGATCTTATGGGAAGGGACCCTGTATGAAGAATAA